CCCAGGACGGCGGCCCCCAGGGCCGTCCATACCGGGTTGATGTAAAAAAGGATGACCGTCAGCCCCACGGGTATGGTAACGAAGGCTATGTTCGACAGGTAATATACGAAGACCACGCCGAAAAGGCCCGAGAGGGCATACTTCCAGCCATCGGCGAACCCCGGCACCAGGGCCCGCGGGGCCCTGAAAAGCGCGTAGGAGCCTGCCACGAGGGCTCCCACAACGGCCCTGACCAGGGAAACCCCGGCAGGGGTCACGCCGTACTGAAAAGCCACCCTTTCGGCGGGGCCAAGGGAA
The Thermovirga sp. genome window above contains:
- a CDS encoding DMT family transporter, whose product is MMLLGFGCVILSAFFFGSLGPAERVAFQYGVTPAGVSLVRAVVGALVAGSYALFRAPRALVPGFADGWKYALSGLFGVVFVYYLSNIAFVTIPVGLTVILFYINPVWTALGAAVLG